The following coding sequences are from one Triticum dicoccoides isolate Atlit2015 ecotype Zavitan chromosome 4A, WEW_v2.0, whole genome shotgun sequence window:
- the LOC119285399 gene encoding asparagine synthetase [glutamine-hydrolyzing] 1-like, which translates to MCGILAVLGCADWSQAKRARVLSCSRRLKHRGPDWSGLFQCEGNFLAQQRLSVVSPLSGDQPLYNEDRTVVVVANGEIYNHKKIRKQFAAKHTFTTGSDCEVIIPLYEEYGENFVNMLDGVFSFVLYDTRNKTYMAARDAVGVNPLYFGRGSDGSVWIASEMKALHEDCPKFELFPPGSLYSSAAGGFRRWYNPQWFDEHVPATAYQPLVLREAFEKAVIKRLMTDVPFGVLLSGGLDSSLVASVTKRHLIETEAAKKFGTELHSFVVGLEGSPDLKAAREVADYLGTIHHEFHFTVQDGIDAIEEVIYHNETYDVTTIRASTPMFLMARKIKALGVKMVLSGEGSDELLGGYLYFHFAPNKEEFHKETCRKVKALHQYDCLRANKATSAWGLEVRVPFLDKEFIDVAMSMDPEWKLYDADLGRIEKWVLRKAFDDEKEPYLPRHILYRQKEQFSDGVGYNWIDGLKAFTEQQVTDEMMKGAAEEYPYNTPVNKEAYYYRMIFERLYPQESARETVPWGPSIACSTPAAIEWVAQWKASNDPSGRLIASHNDAAPAHAHANGNGNGAVANGKANGNGTANGNANANANGTLVPC; encoded by the exons ATGTGTGGGATTTTGGCCGTCCTCGGCTGCGCCGACTGGTCGCAGGCCAAGAGGGCTCGCGTCCTCTCCTGCTCCCGCAG GCTGAAGCACCGGGGGCCGGACTGGTCCGGGCTGTTCCAGTGCGAGGGCAACTTCCTGGCGCAGCAGCGGCTCTCCGTCGTCTCCCCGCTCTCCGGCGACCAGCCCCTCTACAACGAGGACCGGACCGTCGTCGTCGTG GCCAATGGAGAGATCTACAACCACAAGAAGATCCGGAAGCAGTTCGCCGCCAAGCACACCTTCACCACCGGCAGCGACTGCGAGGTCATCATCCCTCTG TATGAGGAGTACGGCGAGAACTTCGTCAACATGCTGGACGGCGTCTTCTCCTTCGTACTGTACGACACCCGCAACAAGACGTACATGGCCGCCCGCGACGCCGTCGGCGTCAACCCCCTCTACTTCGGCCGGGGCAGCGACG GCTCCGTCTGGATTGCGTCTGAGATGAAGGCGCTCCACGAGGACTGCCCAAAGTTCGAGCTCTTCCCTCCGGGGAGCCTCTACTCGAGCGCCGCCGGCGGGTTCCGGCGGTGGTACAACCCGCAGTGGTTCGACGAGCACGTCCCGGCGACGGCATACCAGCCCCTCGTCCTCAGGGAGGCATTCGAGAAG GCCGTCATCAAGAGGCTCATGACTGACGTGCCCTTCGGCGTTCTCCTCTCCGGCGGCCTCGACTCCTCCCTCGTCGCCTCGGTCACCAAGCGCCATCTCATCGAGACCGAAGCCGCCAAGAAGTTTGGAACTGAGCTCCACTCCTTTGTCGTCGGCCTAGAG GGCTCGCCTGATCTCAAGGCCGCGAGAGAGGTGGCTGACTATCTTGGAACCATCCATCACGAGTTCCACTTCACCGTCCAG GATGGCATCGACGCCATCGAGGAGGTGATCTACCACAACGAGACGTACGACGTGACGACCATACGCGCGAGCACGCCGATGTTCCTGATGGCGCGCAAGATCAAGGCGCTCGGGGTTAAGATGGTGCTGTCTGGGGAAGGCTCCGACGAGCTCCTTGGCGGCTACCTCTACTTCCACTTCGCACCCAACAAGGAGGAGTTCCACAAGGAGACATGCCGCAAG GTGAAGGCGCTCCATCAGTATGACTGCCTGCGCGCCAACAAGGCGACGTCCGCTTGGGGGCTGGAAGTCCGCGTGCCGTTCCTCGACAAGGAGTTCATCGACGTCGCCATGAGCATGGACCCCGAGTGGAAGCTG TACGACGCCGATCTGGGCCGCATCGAGAAGTGGGTGCTGAGGAAGGCGTTCGATGACGAGAAGGAGCCTTACCTGCCAAGG CATATCTTGTACAGGCAGAAAGAGCAATTCAGCGACGGCGTCGGCTACAACTGGATCGACGGCCTCAAGGCTTTTACTGAGCAGCAGGTGACTGACGAGATGATGAAGGGCGCCGCAGAGGAGTACCCCTACAACACGCCCGTCAACAAGGAAGCATACTACTACCGGATGATCTTCGAGAGGCTCTACCCTCAG GAGTCGGCGAGGGAGACGGTGCCGTGGGGTCCGAGCATCGCGTGCAGCACGCCGGCGGCCATCGAGTGGGTGGCGCAGTGGAAGGCCTCCAACGACCCCTCCGGCCGGCTCATCGCCTCCCACAACGATGCCGCCCCCGCTCACGCCCACGCCAACGGCAACGGCAACGGGGCGGTGGCCAACGGTAAGGCCAACGGGAACGGCACGGCCAACGGGAACGCCAACGCCAACGCCAACGGGACTCTGGTCCCGTGCTAG